A single Bacillus sp. HMF5848 DNA region contains:
- a CDS encoding CdaR family transcriptional regulator → MKTTTDLISKMRELSLSLLDHEDLHYLVKKVSLILNTNAVLLDTRHTIVTYSFLTTPLTLNEQLTLQLTDYSTYQNRLYNATLSNTSLHLNGVCFPVLNQGKINYYLFFDNMFEPTYEELSLCEHCCQLIGLHMQRQNAVKVEKMKQQEAFLFDLLYGNVKDPGDVQIYGEIFGWDFSNHHVVIVFSIDEFDYFSMKPDVGNQIYHVIETELVQRRITPIILKKRSEITILFPVEDTNRNAKKAAIREYAFKVKQQCNRIVNSNELKIGIGRSYQKPTDLFRSYQQAKVALELGNLLNYKDDVPFFIDLGLPRLLYHVDTVDLREFYDETIGDLQKYDEENTTDLLNTLEEYLQCECDLQIAADRLFLHKNTLRYRLKKIESILQTELDSMQSKVNLLVAFRIKRMKKL, encoded by the coding sequence ATGAAAACAACGACTGATTTAATTTCAAAAATGCGCGAACTTTCACTAAGCCTCCTAGACCACGAAGATTTACATTACTTAGTAAAGAAGGTTTCACTTATACTTAATACCAATGCTGTGTTGTTAGATACAAGACATACTATCGTTACATATTCGTTCTTGACAACACCACTTACACTAAACGAACAACTAACACTACAACTTACAGATTACTCAACATATCAAAATAGATTATATAATGCAACGTTATCAAACACATCACTTCATTTGAATGGTGTTTGCTTTCCAGTATTGAATCAAGGGAAAATCAATTATTACTTGTTTTTTGATAACATGTTCGAGCCTACCTACGAAGAATTATCACTTTGTGAGCACTGTTGTCAATTAATAGGATTACATATGCAAAGACAAAATGCTGTAAAGGTAGAAAAAATGAAGCAACAAGAAGCTTTTTTATTTGACTTGTTATACGGGAATGTTAAAGACCCTGGAGACGTTCAGATCTATGGAGAAATATTCGGATGGGACTTTTCTAATCATCATGTCGTGATTGTCTTTTCGATTGATGAGTTCGATTATTTTTCAATGAAACCAGATGTTGGTAATCAAATTTATCATGTAATTGAAACCGAACTAGTGCAGCGTCGTATTACACCGATTATATTAAAAAAGCGAAGTGAGATTACGATATTATTTCCGGTTGAAGACACCAATCGTAATGCTAAAAAAGCTGCGATACGAGAGTACGCATTTAAGGTTAAGCAGCAATGTAATAGAATAGTAAATTCTAACGAACTTAAAATTGGTATTGGTCGATCTTATCAAAAACCTACTGATTTGTTTAGAAGCTATCAGCAGGCTAAGGTCGCACTTGAATTAGGAAACCTTCTTAACTATAAAGATGATGTGCCCTTTTTCATTGACTTGGGTCTTCCTCGTTTACTTTATCATGTAGACACCGTTGATTTACGTGAGTTTTATGATGAGACAATTGGGGATTTACAAAAATATGATGAGGAAAACACAACTGATTTACTAAATACGTTAGAGGAATATTTACAATGTGAATGCGACTTACAGATTGCAGCTGATCGTTTGTTTTTACATAAAAATACGTTAAGATATCGCTTAAAAAAAATTGAATCAATACTACAAACAGAGCTTGATTCCATGCAATCGAAAGTAAACCTTCTAGTGGCGTTTAGAATTAAAAGAATGAAAAAGTTATAG
- a CDS encoding GNAT family N-acetyltransferase, protein MKFTIIKMTEEVATVILSWTYDAPYDFYNNSMNEESMRELLNNEYYTVIDDNDLLFGFFCIGPSAQVPAGLPAGVYNEDCVDVGFGMNPLYVGQGQGFAFCSEIVTYVTGKFRGTSIRLTVATFNTRAIHLYKKLGFIKKDIFITEKAEFITMIK, encoded by the coding sequence ATGAAGTTCACTATAATTAAAATGACTGAAGAAGTAGCAACTGTAATTTTAAGTTGGACATATGATGCCCCATATGATTTTTATAATAATAGTATGAATGAAGAATCTATGAGAGAACTGTTAAACAATGAATATTATACGGTTATTGATGATAATGATCTTTTGTTTGGTTTTTTTTGTATCGGACCCTCTGCACAAGTGCCAGCTGGACTGCCTGCTGGAGTATACAACGAAGATTGTGTAGATGTTGGGTTTGGGATGAATCCTTTGTATGTAGGACAAGGTCAGGGTTTTGCATTTTGTTCGGAGATTGTTACTTATGTTACTGGGAAATTTCGGGGTACCTCTATTAGGTTGACAGTTGCGACATTTAACACTAGAGCCATTCACTTATATAAAAAGCTAGGCTTTATAAAGAAGGATATTTTTATTACGGAAAAAGCAGAGTTTATTACTATGATAAAATAA
- a CDS encoding GNAT family N-acetyltransferase, which translates to MNIITDRLQIRFFSASDWKEVHEYTSNQSVMTYIPEGVMSEQATKDFIRKNQGEHAKNFAVVLTETNTIIGHIVFHKYFGEHTYEIGWVFNPKYYNKGYATEAATATLKYGFETLGLHRVIATCQPENKSSYRVMEKIGMRREGFFKKCIPHGDTWWDEYYYAILEEEWMAANNS; encoded by the coding sequence ATGAATATAATTACAGACAGATTACAAATTAGATTTTTCTCAGCAAGTGATTGGAAAGAAGTACACGAATATACTTCAAATCAAAGTGTCATGACTTACATACCAGAAGGTGTCATGTCTGAACAAGCTACTAAGGATTTTATTAGAAAAAATCAAGGAGAGCATGCAAAGAATTTCGCTGTCGTTTTAACGGAAACAAACACCATTATAGGACATATCGTATTTCATAAGTATTTCGGCGAGCATACGTATGAAATTGGCTGGGTGTTTAATCCAAAATATTACAATAAAGGATATGCCACAGAGGCTGCGACAGCAACATTGAAGTATGGTTTTGAAACATTAGGGCTTCATAGAGTAATTGCAACGTGTCAGCCGGAAAATAAATCATCTTATCGTGTCATGGAGAAGATTGGTATGAGAAGAGAAGGGTTTTTCAAAAAATGTATACCACATGGAGATACATGGTGGGATGAGTACTACTATGCGATCTTAGAGGAAGAGTGGATGGCGGCAAACAATTCATAA
- a CDS encoding GNAT family N-acetyltransferase codes for MRTEDVVKIVNFELEHVEAAADIFIGTYRTVKKSCSLLPDKYMNKDVIQQLLKRILKDNDGVVAISNNRVVGYLTGFIIPNFKSSHPGVYTPEWGHSVSHEDARNLYELMINTLFDKWLEKECVVHAITHFSHDYELTNKLFWSGYGMFVVDAVREPSHLNIETNDHVAIKTATSYDVKQIVELMKEHTDYMSSPPTFLPNDGYLTVKDVAGWLDHPNRVVRIAKSEGNVIGIMNTVTNATNACTVVRDTTTLTIKETHVTKSAKGLGVGKLLLQDVNQYAIQNGFERISVDFESANLEAMRFWLKHFESICFSVIRYIDDTHIKTK; via the coding sequence TTGCGTACTGAGGATGTAGTTAAGATTGTAAATTTTGAACTTGAGCATGTAGAGGCAGCAGCTGATATTTTTATCGGAACATACAGAACTGTTAAAAAGAGCTGTTCATTATTACCAGATAAATATATGAATAAAGACGTCATACAACAGTTGCTTAAAAGAATATTAAAGGATAATGATGGTGTTGTTGCCATCAGTAATAATAGAGTGGTAGGGTATTTAACAGGATTTATCATACCGAACTTTAAGAGTTCACATCCAGGTGTATACACACCTGAGTGGGGGCATAGTGTATCACATGAAGATGCAAGAAATCTCTATGAGTTGATGATAAATACACTTTTTGATAAATGGCTGGAGAAGGAATGTGTCGTTCATGCTATTACTCATTTTAGTCATGATTATGAGTTGACGAACAAGTTATTTTGGAGTGGATACGGTATGTTTGTTGTGGATGCCGTTCGAGAGCCAAGTCATTTGAATATTGAAACAAACGATCATGTTGCTATTAAAACAGCAACTTCTTACGATGTTAAACAGATAGTTGAACTTATGAAGGAGCATACAGATTATATGAGCTCGCCTCCCACATTTTTGCCTAACGATGGCTATTTAACAGTTAAGGACGTTGCAGGATGGCTAGATCATCCTAATAGAGTTGTACGAATAGCTAAAAGCGAAGGAAACGTAATTGGCATTATGAATACTGTAACGAATGCTACGAATGCGTGTACAGTTGTCCGTGATACAACTACATTAACAATAAAGGAAACACATGTGACGAAGTCTGCAAAAGGGTTAGGTGTTGGGAAATTGCTACTACAAGATGTTAATCAGTATGCTATTCAAAACGGTTTTGAAAGGATCTCTGTAGACTTTGAATCTGCTAATCTAGAAGCTATGCGATTTTGGCTTAAGCATTTTGAGTCTATTTGTTTTTCAGTCATTCGTTATATTGACGATACTCATATTAAAACAAAATAA
- a CDS encoding staygreen family protein, giving the protein MSSFDPQKLSVTFIPPANVKQPVIGRKYTLTHSDVTAQLFLDIGCVYNFDAIDPAKRDEVLAEWQKDRSNRLHLMGVVHVDGGEYSQAVIDVRFNIFKKEMTTALSGMIYGDSHFLLSYPKLLDAPIFIHFESTNPSYNHIFYYGTPRYYFNLVRH; this is encoded by the coding sequence ATGTCAAGCTTCGATCCACAAAAGTTATCCGTTACATTTATTCCACCTGCTAATGTGAAGCAGCCTGTTATAGGAAGGAAATATACACTTACGCATTCTGATGTTACAGCACAGTTATTTTTAGATATTGGGTGTGTGTATAATTTTGATGCCATTGATCCGGCTAAGCGGGATGAAGTGTTAGCAGAATGGCAGAAAGATAGAAGCAATCGTCTCCATTTAATGGGTGTGGTACATGTGGATGGTGGAGAATATAGTCAGGCTGTCATTGATGTTCGATTTAATATTTTTAAAAAGGAAATGACGACGGCATTGAGCGGTATGATTTACGGAGATAGTCATTTTCTTTTATCATACCCTAAGCTTCTTGATGCACCTATTTTTATTCATTTTGAATCAACAAATCCTTCTTACAATCATATTTTTTATTATGGTACACCAAGGTATTACTTTAATTTGGTGAGACATTGA